Genomic DNA from Syntrophales bacterium:
GTTAGAAGGGAATCCCGATTGTGCATTGCAAGAAAAAGGTTCCCCTGGATGTCAATGATAAGAAGCAAGCAGTTTTCTCTTTCCAGCATGGTTTAAATACCTCAAGATAAAGATTTTGGAAGCCCTGCGTGATAAACGGCACTTGTTGTTATGATTCCAGGAATTGATTCCTGCAAATAGTGTGTCACTTTTAAGAGCGCATTCAGGTCGATGTCCGTTGCACAGCCCATACTGTTGAACATGAAAACGATATCCTCAGTGGCTATGTTTCCTGTCGCACCTGGAGCAAAAGGGCATCCTCCCAGTCCTCCAAGGGCGGCATCGAATCGTCTTATACCCATTTCATAGGCTTTGAGTGCATTGGCAAGTCCCAATCCCCGGGTGTTGTGAAGGTGAAGTGCAAATTCAATTGTCGGGAAGAGCTCAAAACAGAGGGATAGTATTTCCTCCACCAGCGCAGGATGGGCATAACCAACAGTGTCACACAGTGTTATTTTCCTTATACCAAGAGATACAGTTTTTTCGATGTATTTTACAATTTCATCGTTGGGTATGTATCCTTCAAAGGGACAACCGAAAACGGTTGCCAGAGCCACTGTTATATCCACGCTCTTTTCTGTGGCGAACTCTTCTTTGATTACTTTAAGCTCTCTAAGGGATTCATCTCTACTCTGGTTAACATTGTTCTGGTTGTGGGATTCGCTTAAGGAGTAAAAGAAAACTAGTTCTTTAATACCTTTTGAAACTGCTGTTACTGCCCCTTTCACGTTTGGAACGAGAACGTTTAATTTAGTGTCACCTAAATCTTTAAGGTTTTCGATTACTTCCTCCATATCACTGAACTGCGGTATAGCCCTCGGGCTTACAAAAGCGCCCACTTGAATTTCCTTTATGCCGCAGGTAGCGAGCTGTTTTATTAGAGAGATTTTTGTGGCTGTGGGAACAAAAAAATTGAGATTCTGAAGGCCGTCCCTTGGACCCACCTCTATGATTGTAATTTCACTCCTAGTAATCATCGCGTGTTCTTTTATAAAAGATGTTCGTTATTTTCAAGCAGTATTCTGATAAATTTCCCCTTGACATCGTTTGAATATTTAGGTACCCAGTACAACCTCGAAAACTACACGCATCAATTTGGAGGTTCCGTTGGCGAAGCATAAATCAGCGATAAAAAGGGCAAGA
This window encodes:
- a CDS encoding hydroxymethylglutaryl-CoA lyase, whose translation is MITRSEITIIEVGPRDGLQNLNFFVPTATKISLIKQLATCGIKEIQVGAFVSPRAIPQFSDMEEVIENLKDLGDTKLNVLVPNVKGAVTAVSKGIKELVFFYSLSESHNQNNVNQSRDESLRELKVIKEEFATEKSVDITVALATVFGCPFEGYIPNDEIVKYIEKTVSLGIRKITLCDTVGYAHPALVEEILSLCFELFPTIEFALHLHNTRGLGLANALKAYEMGIRRFDAALGGLGGCPFAPGATGNIATEDIVFMFNSMGCATDIDLNALLKVTHYLQESIPGIITTSAVYHAGLPKSLS